Part of the Fusobacterium sp. JB019 genome is shown below.
TTGGCAAGAATAGCTATGAGGGTACACCTAGTAACATACCGAACCTAGAAGTTAAGCTCATAAACGCTGAAAGTACTTGGGGGGCAGCCCTCTGGGAGGATAAGAACTTGCCAATCTTTTTTTTATTTTTTGGAAAAATATGATATTATATAGTGCAGTGAAAGATTATTTTAAGGAGATAATATTATATGAAAAAAAAAGCGATATTTTTAGATAGAGATGGGACTATAAATATAGATAAAGGATATCTCTACAAGAAAGAAGAGTTTGAATTTGAAGAAAATGCAATAGAAGCATTAAAAAGATTTATTGATTTGGGGTATATATTAATTATAGTAACTAATCAGTCTGGAATAGGAAGAGGTTATTATACAGAAAAAGAATTTAAAGAGTTAACTAAATATATAGAATTATTGCTTTTAGGTCACGGGGTAAAAATAGAAAAATCTTATTATTGTCCACATCATCCCATTAAAGGAATTGGAGAATATAAAAAAGAGTGTAATTGTAGAAAACCTAATGCTGGAATGATATTAAAAGGGATAGAAGAATATAATATAGATAAGTCTAAATCTTTTATGGTTGGCGATAAATTATCAGATGTAATTGCAGGTATAAAATCAGGAGTTACGCCTATTTTGTTAGGTGAAGAACAAGAAAAATTAATGAAAAAAAGTTTTAAAGATAAAGTTAAGATATTTAAAAACTTAGATGAGTTTTCAAAAAAACTTTTTGAAAAAAGTAAAAAATAAATTTTATTTTGGTTGTAACAAGATAGCTAAAAATGATAGAATAAAAAGGATGGATTATGATTAAATTACTTGAAGTTATTAGGAATCTATATAAAATAAATAATGAAATAACACATATAAGAAAAGTTCAAATGGATAGTAGAAAAGTTCAAAAAGGAGATATATTTTTTGCTATAAATAATGGAAAAAATTATATAGGTGAGGTATTAAAAAAAGGAGTTTCGTTAGTCATTTCTGAAGATAAAAAATGGGAAAATAATTCAAAAGTTTTAGTTGTAGAAAATGTAATAAAATCTTTGCAAAATATAGCAAAAGAATATAGAAAAGAATTACCAGTAAAACTTATTGGAATTGTTGGAAGTAATGGTAAAACTACGACTAAAGATATATTATATTCAATATTATCAATAAAATATAACACAAAAAAAACAGAGGGAAATTATAATAATCATATAGGGGTACCTTTTACAATATTGCAAATAAATGAAAAAGATAATTTTGGA
Proteins encoded:
- a CDS encoding HAD family hydrolase, which codes for MKKKAIFLDRDGTINIDKGYLYKKEEFEFEENAIEALKRFIDLGYILIIVTNQSGIGRGYYTEKEFKELTKYIELLLLGHGVKIEKSYYCPHHPIKGIGEYKKECNCRKPNAGMILKGIEEYNIDKSKSFMVGDKLSDVIAGIKSGVTPILLGEEQEKLMKKSFKDKVKIFKNLDEFSKKLFEKSKK